The Deinococcus wulumuqiensis R12 genome has a window encoding:
- the yqeK gene encoding bis(5'-nucleosyl)-tetraphosphatase (symmetrical) YqeK, translating to MAVRFPQALPGALAELPLWQERVRLMVKPRRYEHVLRVADLAQQIAEAARLGADEVARAYAAGILHDLARDLPESELLRLAPPECDIDANHPLALHGRAARTLLEHWGYRDELVLAAVEDHTTGPRGGNRVAACVYIADVSEPGRGVNADIRELALWDLDAALRRSVTSKVTYLQGKGIPVHPRTLAAYHDLQAVPAPAETHVKGSD from the coding sequence ATGGCTGTCCGTTTCCCCCAGGCGCTGCCGGGGGCCTTGGCCGAGCTGCCGCTGTGGCAAGAGCGCGTGCGGCTGATGGTCAAGCCCCGGCGCTACGAACACGTGCTGCGGGTGGCCGACCTGGCGCAGCAGATTGCCGAAGCCGCCCGGCTCGGTGCCGACGAGGTGGCACGGGCCTACGCCGCCGGAATCCTCCACGACCTCGCCCGTGACCTGCCCGAAAGCGAGTTGCTGCGCCTCGCCCCCCCGGAGTGCGACATCGACGCCAACCACCCGCTCGCGCTGCATGGCCGCGCCGCCCGCACGCTGCTCGAACACTGGGGCTACCGCGACGAACTCGTGCTCGCCGCCGTCGAGGACCACACCACCGGTCCCCGGGGAGGCAACCGGGTGGCCGCCTGCGTCTATATCGCCGACGTGTCCGAACCCGGACGCGGCGTCAATGCCGACATCCGTGAGCTGGCCCTGTGGGACCTCGACGCGGCGCTGCGGCGTTCGGTCACGTCCAAAGTTACCTACCTTCAGGGCAAGGGCATTCCGGTGCATCCCCGGACGCTGGCGGCCTACCACGACCTGCAGGCGGTGCCTGCCCCTGCCGAAACTCATGTGAAAGGCTCAGACTGA
- the xseB gene encoding exodeoxyribonuclease VII small subunit codes for MGVSASASYRDAYARLSRIAAELESGEADLDRVLPLLEEARAAYAECRSRIEAVRAVLSGEWGQGEEEEVEDTEDEGTAF; via the coding sequence GTGGGCGTGAGTGCTTCTGCCAGCTACCGTGACGCCTACGCCCGGCTTTCGCGCATCGCCGCCGAGCTGGAAAGCGGCGAGGCCGACCTCGACCGGGTGCTGCCGCTGCTCGAAGAGGCCCGCGCCGCCTACGCCGAGTGCCGCAGCCGTATCGAGGCGGTGCGGGCGGTCCTGAGCGGCGAGTGGGGACAGGGCGAAGAGGAAGAGGTTGAGGACACCGAAGACGAGGGGACAGCCTTCTGA
- a CDS encoding (2Fe-2S) ferredoxin domain-containing protein — MTHPRYFPTSGHLLLCRGSSCQQRNSVLLHKALWNALERDGVAYYKQGGSVRLTDSGCLGACKFGPTLCVYRERDGQLEQAWYAGVDFPLARAVAQAVHEGRELPSEGRYDSPPNPTGNL; from the coding sequence ATGACCCACCCCAGATACTTCCCCACCTCCGGCCACCTTCTGCTGTGCCGGGGCAGCAGTTGCCAGCAGCGCAATTCGGTTCTGCTGCACAAAGCCCTCTGGAACGCCCTTGAGCGCGACGGCGTGGCCTACTACAAGCAGGGCGGCAGCGTTCGCCTCACCGACAGCGGGTGCCTGGGCGCCTGCAAGTTCGGCCCGACCCTGTGTGTCTACCGCGAGCGTGACGGACAACTGGAGCAGGCGTGGTACGCCGGGGTGGATTTTCCGCTGGCCCGCGCCGTCGCTCAGGCCGTGCATGAGGGCAGGGAGCTGCCGAGTGAAGGGCGGTACGACAGCCCACCGAACCCCACCGGCAACCTCTGA
- a CDS encoding ATP-binding protein — protein sequence MTAQTTAQTRARTLGELLQTPEYAGRTPFDGQRRLVQDEVRDNLTRKLRSGEELFPGVVGYDDTVIPQLVNALLARQNFILLGLRGQAKSRILRAITGLLDEEVPVIDGVDMPDDPLNPIGAEGQHLLEAHGLDLPIRWLPRDARYVEKLATPDVTVADLIGDVDPIKAARLGTSLGDVRSMHFGLLPRANRGIFAVNELADLSPKVQVALFNILQEGDVQIKGYPIRLELDVMLVFSANPEDYTARGKIVTPLKDRIGSEIRTHYPTDIRLGMDITAQEAVKEEGVVVPPFIAELIEDIAFQAREDGRIDKLSGVSQRLPISLMELACANAERRSLVSGDSPVVRVTDVYAGLPAITGKMELEYEGELKGADNVAKDLIRKAAGAAYARSYGSADTRELEKWFDQGNVFRFPQGGDAAAAIKASSEVPGLSDFAAQVAQSSDDAVRVSAAEFILEGLYGRKKLSRAEELYAAPEPELKRERGGRWN from the coding sequence ATGACCGCCCAGACCACAGCGCAGACCAGAGCCAGGACCCTCGGCGAGCTTTTGCAGACGCCCGAATACGCCGGGCGCACGCCCTTCGACGGCCAGCGCCGACTGGTGCAGGACGAGGTGCGCGACAACCTGACGCGCAAGCTCCGCAGCGGTGAAGAGCTGTTTCCCGGCGTGGTCGGCTACGACGACACGGTGATTCCGCAACTGGTGAATGCCCTGCTGGCGCGGCAGAACTTCATCCTGCTCGGGCTGCGCGGTCAGGCCAAGAGCCGGATTCTGCGGGCGATTACGGGCCTGCTCGACGAGGAAGTGCCGGTGATCGACGGGGTGGACATGCCCGACGACCCCCTCAACCCGATCGGCGCCGAGGGACAGCACCTGCTGGAAGCGCACGGACTGGACCTGCCCATCCGCTGGCTGCCGCGTGACGCCCGCTACGTGGAAAAACTGGCGACCCCCGACGTGACGGTGGCCGACCTCATCGGTGACGTGGACCCCATCAAGGCCGCCCGCCTGGGCACCTCGCTGGGGGACGTGAGAAGCATGCATTTCGGCCTGCTGCCGCGTGCCAACCGGGGAATTTTCGCGGTGAACGAACTCGCCGACCTTTCGCCCAAGGTGCAGGTCGCGCTGTTCAACATCCTTCAGGAAGGCGACGTGCAGATCAAGGGCTACCCCATTCGCCTCGAACTCGACGTGATGCTGGTCTTCTCGGCCAACCCCGAGGACTACACCGCGCGCGGCAAAATCGTGACGCCGCTCAAGGACCGCATCGGCAGCGAAATTCGCACCCACTACCCCACCGACATTCGCCTCGGCATGGACATCACCGCGCAGGAAGCCGTCAAGGAAGAGGGCGTGGTGGTGCCGCCCTTCATCGCCGAACTCATCGAGGACATCGCCTTCCAGGCCCGTGAAGATGGCCGCATCGACAAGCTCTCGGGCGTGTCGCAGCGCCTCCCGATTTCGCTGATGGAACTCGCCTGCGCCAACGCCGAGCGCCGCTCGCTGGTGTCGGGTGACTCCCCGGTGGTGCGCGTGACCGACGTGTACGCGGGCCTCCCGGCGATCACGGGCAAGATGGAGCTGGAATACGAAGGTGAACTCAAGGGCGCCGACAACGTCGCCAAAGACCTGATTCGCAAGGCGGCGGGCGCCGCATATGCCCGCAGCTACGGCAGCGCCGACACCCGCGAGCTGGAAAAGTGGTTCGACCAGGGCAACGTGTTCCGCTTTCCGCAGGGCGGCGACGCGGCGGCGGCTATTAAGGCCAGCAGCGAAGTGCCCGGTCTGAGCGACTTTGCCGCGCAGGTGGCGCAGAGCAGCGACGACGCCGTGCGCGTCTCCGCCGCCGAGTTCATCCTGGAGGGACTGTACGGCCGCAAGAAGCTCTCCCGCGCCGAGGAACTGTACGCCGCGCCGGAACCCGAGCTGAAGCGCGAACGCGGCGGACGTTGGAACTGA
- a CDS encoding lysophospholipid acyltransferase family protein yields MTDGAVSVPPAPEEQFPHVNPQVYRFVVDVTFLPVLLSGMRLDIHGREHVPPPGTPLVVAANHQSALDPFLIARALPPGRFLQFMAKRELFVPVIGDIIRAGGSFPVDRDGSDVKAIRTSLRILKANGTVGIFPQGTRGGQEIHGGAALIAARGRAPILPAGISRDGRRWVIRFGEPISARGGIKANTEELARRLQMLSQPVGRRV; encoded by the coding sequence ATGACCGACGGTGCAGTTTCGGTGCCCCCGGCCCCCGAAGAACAGTTTCCCCATGTCAACCCGCAGGTGTACCGCTTCGTGGTGGACGTGACTTTCCTGCCCGTGCTGCTTTCGGGGATGCGGCTCGACATTCACGGGCGCGAGCATGTGCCGCCGCCCGGCACCCCGCTGGTGGTCGCCGCCAACCACCAGTCGGCGCTCGACCCCTTCCTGATTGCGCGTGCCCTGCCGCCGGGCCGCTTTCTGCAGTTCATGGCCAAGCGCGAGCTGTTCGTGCCGGTCATCGGGGACATCATCCGCGCCGGGGGCAGCTTTCCGGTGGACCGCGACGGCAGCGACGTGAAAGCCATTCGCACCAGCCTGCGGATTCTGAAGGCGAACGGCACGGTGGGGATTTTCCCGCAGGGCACGCGCGGGGGGCAGGAGATTCACGGCGGGGCGGCGCTGATTGCCGCGCGGGGGCGGGCGCCGATTTTGCCCGCCGGAATCAGCCGCGACGGTCGGCGCTGGGTCATCCGGTTCGGCGAACCCATTTCGGCCCGGGGAGGCATCAAGGCCAACACCGAGGAACTGGCGCGGCGGTTGCAGATGCTCTCGCAGCCGGTGGGCCGCCGGGTCTGA
- a CDS encoding ABC transporter substrate-binding protein yields the protein MRTRFVLLTLSAALATSAGATRYPLSLTDDLGRKVTVKAEPARIVSVLPSNTETLCAIGACAKLVGVDDYSDFPAQVTKLPKVGGLYDSNVEKIVSLRPDLVIVSKYGKLAEQLGQLGVPTVAVNPETYADVFSKTTLLGKIVNREAQAKALNIQMQRDIAKVEILTRNAVRKPTAYFEIDPTPYSIGPNSFMGVLLTKAGARNVIPASLGDFPKVDPELIVKQNPQLILGTDLKTASARPGWKSITAVKTGKVIDIPKELNTILGRPGPRLPQALRGLAKIVHPELFR from the coding sequence ATGCGTACCCGTTTTGTCCTGCTGACCCTGAGTGCCGCCCTCGCCACCTCTGCGGGGGCCACCCGCTACCCGCTGAGCCTCACCGACGACCTCGGGCGCAAGGTGACGGTGAAGGCCGAACCCGCCCGCATCGTCAGCGTGCTGCCGAGCAACACCGAAACCCTGTGCGCCATCGGGGCCTGCGCCAAGCTGGTGGGTGTGGACGACTACAGCGACTTTCCCGCGCAGGTGACCAAGCTGCCCAAAGTGGGCGGGCTGTACGACTCCAACGTGGAAAAAATCGTGAGCCTCAGGCCCGACCTCGTGATTGTCAGCAAGTACGGCAAGCTGGCCGAGCAACTGGGGCAACTGGGCGTGCCCACCGTCGCCGTCAACCCCGAAACCTACGCCGACGTGTTCAGCAAAACCACCCTGCTGGGCAAAATCGTCAACCGCGAGGCGCAGGCCAAGGCGCTCAATATCCAGATGCAGCGCGACATCGCCAAGGTCGAGATTCTGACGCGAAACGCCGTGCGCAAACCCACCGCCTACTTCGAGATCGACCCCACCCCCTACTCCATCGGCCCGAACTCGTTCATGGGCGTGCTGCTGACCAAGGCGGGCGCAAGAAACGTGATTCCGGCGTCCCTGGGCGACTTTCCCAAGGTGGACCCCGAACTCATCGTCAAGCAGAACCCGCAACTGATTCTGGGCACCGACCTCAAGACCGCGAGTGCGCGTCCCGGCTGGAAAAGCATCACTGCCGTGAAAACCGGCAAGGTCATCGACATTCCCAAGGAACTGAACACCATTCTGGGACGCCCCGGCCCCCGGCTGCCGCAGGCGCTGCGCGGCCTCGCCAAAATCGTTCACCCTGAACTGTTCAGGTGA
- a CDS encoding FecCD family ABC transporter permease: MNVAALATRRSRAYVASGTVLLLGLLLVAVVLGTGLGSVNIAPGAVLSALWQGVTGQALEGDAVIIWQIRLPRVVMGVLVGAALSVCGGAFQGVFRNPLSDPYLLGVASGAGLGATVALTLGWPHSLIPLAALLTALAAVTVTLLLAREGRRFPPTRLILSGVVVGSVLSAATTALMLRGEDRAREVLAYTLGDLSFSGWRDVLTVLPYVGLGCGALLLLARALDTLQLGDLTARSLGVPVERLRLLVVACASLATAGAVAYVGIIGFVGLIVPHLVRLAFGAGHRTLLPLSGLLGGSLLVLADLLARTTPLSQVGIVTTLLGGPFFLWLLRRENG; the protein is encoded by the coding sequence GTGAACGTGGCGGCCCTGGCGACGCGGCGTTCGCGGGCGTATGTGGCCTCGGGCACCGTGCTGCTGCTGGGGCTTTTGCTGGTCGCGGTGGTGCTCGGCACCGGCCTGGGCAGCGTGAACATCGCCCCCGGCGCGGTGCTCTCGGCGCTGTGGCAGGGCGTGACCGGGCAGGCGCTGGAGGGCGACGCGGTCATCATCTGGCAGATTCGCCTGCCGCGTGTGGTGATGGGCGTGCTGGTCGGCGCGGCGCTGAGCGTGTGCGGCGGGGCGTTTCAGGGCGTGTTTCGCAACCCGCTGTCGGACCCCTACCTGCTGGGCGTGGCGAGTGGCGCGGGGCTGGGGGCGACGGTGGCCCTGACGCTGGGCTGGCCGCATTCCCTGATTCCGCTCGCGGCGCTGCTCACGGCGCTGGCGGCGGTCACCGTCACGCTGCTGCTGGCGCGTGAGGGCCGCCGTTTTCCGCCCACGCGCCTGATTCTGTCGGGCGTGGTGGTGGGCAGCGTGCTGAGTGCGGCCACCACCGCGCTGATGCTGCGCGGCGAGGACCGGGCGCGGGAGGTGCTGGCCTACACGCTGGGCGACCTGAGTTTTTCGGGCTGGCGCGACGTGCTGACGGTGCTGCCTTACGTGGGGCTGGGCTGCGGGGCGCTGCTGCTGCTGGCCCGCGCCCTGGACACCCTGCAACTCGGCGACCTGACCGCCCGCTCGCTGGGTGTGCCGGTGGAGCGGCTGCGGCTGCTGGTGGTCGCCTGCGCGAGTCTGGCGACGGCGGGCGCGGTGGCGTATGTGGGCATCATCGGGTTTGTCGGCCTCATCGTGCCGCATCTGGTGCGTCTGGCCTTCGGCGCGGGGCACCGCACGCTGCTGCCGCTGTCCGGGCTGCTGGGCGGGTCGCTGCTGGTGCTGGCCGACCTGCTGGCCCGCACCACGCCGCTCTCGCAGGTCGGCATCGTGACCACGCTGCTGGGCGGGCCGTTTTTCCTGTGGTTGCTGAGGCGGGAAAATGGCTAG
- a CDS encoding LCP family protein, translating to MKRSVPVHDPSDPSPAPVSTPPGSSGRAAPPAPKRAWRRAGQVFGLSLSALTLAGYALLTTGRGAAPLVAGEVPQLTLLLAGRDVVYCYYRQPCKDQDQREGLYQTPNTDTLMVVKVSPAGINVLNIPRDTNVGDYDDRTPAAEQKINGKYWSGGPQELTRAVEEVTGEKVDSFVVVRTDYVERVIDALGGLDVSVPEPGVEWVDQAAGVDLKLAPGKHHLAGREAVWYLRVRKGFGDDYGRIDHQKQALTQLAGRLKSPQGLAALPTILGGVGNGVETNVDPAVLTQLVPHLPGLKLRFATLPTDTIPGTFNLAVNRERLAQVWGGGSPVAAGTPEVRVKVWDASGAGLGPRLARALALTGYREVEVQTLERSNETSQVLTGPDVATAEQLADTLNLPRLQGERFPVAAGEVGILLGADAAQGLGALTLAYPEATSSTPAPASGTPRP from the coding sequence TTGAAGCGTTCTGTTCCTGTCCACGACCCCTCTGACCCGTCCCCTGCTCCGGTCTCGACTCCCCCGGGTTCGTCTGGCCGCGCCGCGCCCCCCGCGCCCAAGCGGGCCTGGCGCCGGGCCGGGCAGGTGTTCGGCCTCAGTCTGTCGGCGCTGACCCTCGCCGGATACGCCCTGCTGACCACGGGCCGGGGCGCCGCGCCCCTGGTGGCGGGCGAGGTGCCCCAGCTCACGCTGCTGCTCGCCGGGCGCGACGTGGTGTACTGCTATTACCGTCAACCCTGCAAGGACCAGGACCAGCGCGAGGGGCTGTACCAGACCCCCAACACCGACACGCTGATGGTGGTCAAGGTGTCGCCTGCCGGAATCAACGTGCTCAATATTCCCCGTGACACCAACGTGGGCGACTATGACGACCGCACCCCCGCCGCCGAGCAGAAGATCAACGGCAAGTACTGGTCCGGCGGCCCGCAGGAACTGACCCGCGCCGTCGAGGAAGTGACCGGCGAAAAGGTGGATTCCTTCGTCGTCGTCCGCACGGACTACGTCGAACGGGTCATCGACGCGCTCGGCGGCCTCGACGTGTCTGTTCCCGAACCCGGCGTCGAGTGGGTGGACCAGGCGGCAGGGGTGGACCTCAAGCTGGCCCCCGGCAAGCATCACCTGGCCGGGCGAGAAGCGGTGTGGTACCTGCGCGTGCGCAAGGGGTTCGGCGACGACTACGGGCGCATCGACCATCAGAAGCAAGCACTCACGCAGCTCGCTGGGCGTCTCAAATCCCCGCAGGGCCTCGCGGCGCTGCCCACCATTCTCGGCGGGGTGGGCAACGGCGTCGAGACGAACGTGGACCCCGCCGTCCTGACCCAGCTCGTTCCCCATCTCCCCGGCCTCAAGTTGCGTTTTGCCACCCTCCCCACCGATACCATTCCCGGCACCTTCAATCTGGCGGTCAACCGCGAGCGCCTCGCCCAGGTCTGGGGCGGGGGTTCGCCCGTCGCCGCCGGAACCCCCGAGGTGCGCGTCAAGGTGTGGGACGCCAGCGGCGCGGGCCTCGGTCCTCGCCTGGCGCGGGCGCTGGCCCTGACCGGCTACCGGGAGGTCGAGGTGCAGACGCTGGAGCGCAGCAACGAAACCAGCCAGGTATTGACCGGCCCGGACGTGGCGACCGCCGAGCAACTGGCCGACACCCTGAACCTGCCCCGCTTGCAGGGTGAACGCTTCCCGGTGGCGGCGGGTGAGGTGGGTATCCTGCTGGGGGCCGACGCTGCGCAGGGCCTCGGCGCCCTGACCCTGGCTTATCCTGAGGCCACGTCATCCACTCCGGCTCCGGCTTCCGGCACTCCGCGTCCCTGA
- a CDS encoding ABC transporter ATP-binding protein: MARTQRAEGGGQRAEALLEATGLQVRAGPTLAVRGVDAEFRAGELTAIIGPNGAGKSTLLRALLGLSPLDGGEVYLEGRPLREWSRAERSRRLAYLAQSEGLPNETRVRDVVTLGRGAGEWRWGLIPARPWSHADEDAVDAALDRTDTRQFEERRVTELSGGERQRVALARALAAEPQMLLLDEPTNHLDLAYALELLRSLRREVDAGLGAVAVLHDLNLAARADRLLLLHHGQVMAAGTAGEVLTPEHLYLAYGVKAEVIERGGRLVVVPVD; the protein is encoded by the coding sequence ATGGCTAGGACGCAGAGGGCAGAGGGTGGAGGGCAGAGGGCAGAAGCGCTGCTGGAGGCCACTGGTCTGCAGGTCAGGGCGGGGCCGACGCTGGCCGTGCGCGGGGTGGACGCTGAATTTCGGGCGGGCGAACTGACGGCCATCATCGGGCCGAACGGGGCAGGCAAAAGCACGCTGCTGCGCGCCCTGCTGGGCCTGAGTCCGCTGGACGGGGGCGAGGTGTATCTGGAAGGCCGTCCGCTGCGCGAGTGGAGCCGGGCCGAGCGTTCGCGGCGGCTGGCGTACCTGGCGCAGTCCGAGGGGTTGCCGAACGAAACGCGGGTGCGCGACGTGGTGACGCTGGGACGCGGCGCGGGCGAGTGGCGCTGGGGCCTGATTCCTGCCCGGCCCTGGTCACACGCCGACGAGGACGCCGTGGACGCGGCGCTGGACCGCACCGACACCCGGCAGTTCGAGGAGCGGCGCGTGACCGAACTCTCGGGCGGTGAGCGGCAGCGGGTGGCGCTGGCCCGTGCCCTGGCCGCCGAGCCGCAGATGCTGCTGCTGGACGAGCCGACCAACCACCTCGACCTCGCCTATGCCCTGGAGCTGTTGCGTTCGCTGCGGCGCGAGGTGGACGCCGGGCTGGGCGCCGTAGCCGTGCTGCACGACCTGAATCTGGCGGCCCGCGCCGACCGGCTGCTGCTGCTGCACCACGGGCAAGTCATGGCGGCAGGAACGGCGGGCGAGGTGCTGACGCCGGAGCACCTCTACCTCGCCTACGGGGTCAAGGCCGAGGTCATCGAGCGGGGCGGGCGGCTGGTGGTGGTGCCTGTAGACTGA
- the alkA gene encoding 3-methyladenine DNA glycosylase AlkA, giving the protein MTAAPPALPPLTDHAGATAHLSRDAVMAQVIALCGELTVLTPTPDPFGRLVRSVAGQQVSVKAAQAVYGRLETLLGTVTPAALLGVTGDDLRGAGLSWAKVRTVQAAAVAAETGQIDFAHLAQQPDATVVAELVVLPGIGQWTAEMFLLFALARPDVFSYGDLALRQGVARLYPGEDWQAVTGRWAPYRSLASRYLWADNARLRAGGAPL; this is encoded by the coding sequence TTGACCGCCGCGCCCCCGGCCCTGCCCCCGCTGACCGACCACGCCGGGGCCACCGCCCACCTGTCGCGTGACGCGGTGATGGCACAGGTGATCGCGCTGTGCGGAGAACTGACGGTGCTGACCCCCACGCCGGACCCGTTCGGGCGGCTGGTGCGCAGTGTGGCGGGGCAACAGGTGAGCGTGAAGGCGGCGCAGGCGGTCTATGGCCGACTGGAAACGCTGCTGGGGACCGTCACCCCGGCGGCGCTGCTCGGCGTGACGGGGGACGACCTGCGCGGCGCGGGGCTGTCGTGGGCCAAGGTGCGCACCGTGCAGGCCGCCGCCGTTGCTGCCGAAACCGGGCAAATCGATTTCGCGCACCTCGCGCAGCAGCCCGACGCGACGGTGGTGGCCGAACTCGTCGTGTTGCCCGGCATTGGCCAGTGGACCGCCGAGATGTTTCTGCTGTTCGCGCTGGCCCGGCCCGACGTGTTCAGTTACGGCGACCTCGCGCTGCGGCAGGGGGTGGCGCGGCTGTATCCGGGCGAGGACTGGCAGGCGGTCACGGGCCGCTGGGCGCCCTACCGCTCGCTGGCCTCGCGCTACCTCTGGGCCGACAACGCGCGGCTGCGGGCGGGTGGGGCGCCGCTCTGA
- a CDS encoding NAD-dependent malic enzyme gives MPKSPPVSRYYDVKRDEQGQRYIEVKVTGLALLQNPLLNKTTGFTPEERRELGLEGLIPPHISSFEEQKRRTYLRYLDAPTDLARHEYLRALQDRNEVLYYAILEDHLEEMLPIIYTPTVGEAVKMYSNNYRYPRGFTVSTQDIDRVDEMLDNVSVNDVRMIVATDSSAILGIGDQGFGGMAISIGKLALYTAAGGVGPDKTLPVELDVGTNRQDLIDDPLYLGVHHRRWQGQQYDEFVDAFVEAVAARYPKAIIQWEDFSRGTAFRVLERYRKVIPSFNDDIQGTGAMALAGLLRASRMKGEFLADQVFVVVGAGAAGIGVASAIRQGLEAEGLCPEEAHARVYVVDRYGLLMEGQPDLEPQQMPFVRRRADLHGWSYEGEYPNLHEVIVQARATALLGFTGVPGLFRQQDIGAMLAHTPRPIVFPLSNPSSHVEARPSDIVEWTRGGAIVATGSPFSDVNYGGEQIPVGQGNNAFIFPGLGFGAVVSRAREITDHMVMAAALTLAEYTTQHHPHLVYPPISELRELSIQVAVRVAEQAIQDGVCAERKVRNLNREELEAVIRERAWLPKPLPLRRGKGV, from the coding sequence ATGCCGAAATCGCCCCCCGTATCCCGCTACTACGATGTCAAACGCGACGAGCAGGGCCAGCGTTATATCGAGGTCAAGGTCACCGGCCTCGCCCTGCTGCAAAACCCGCTGCTGAACAAGACCACCGGCTTTACCCCCGAGGAGCGGCGTGAGCTTGGCCTGGAAGGACTGATTCCGCCGCATATCAGTTCCTTCGAAGAGCAGAAGCGCCGCACCTACCTGCGCTACCTCGACGCGCCCACCGACCTTGCCCGGCACGAGTACCTGCGGGCGCTGCAGGACCGCAACGAGGTGCTGTACTACGCGATTCTCGAAGACCACCTGGAGGAGATGCTGCCCATCATCTACACCCCCACGGTGGGCGAAGCGGTCAAGATGTACTCCAACAACTACCGCTACCCGCGCGGCTTTACCGTGAGCACCCAGGACATCGACCGGGTCGACGAGATGCTCGACAACGTTTCGGTCAACGACGTGCGAATGATCGTGGCGACCGATTCGAGCGCGATTCTGGGCATCGGGGACCAGGGCTTCGGCGGCATGGCGATTTCTATCGGCAAACTGGCGCTGTACACGGCGGCGGGCGGCGTTGGCCCCGACAAGACGCTGCCGGTGGAACTCGACGTGGGCACCAACCGCCAGGACCTCATCGACGACCCGCTGTACCTCGGCGTGCACCACCGCCGCTGGCAGGGGCAGCAATACGACGAGTTCGTAGACGCCTTCGTGGAGGCGGTGGCGGCGCGGTACCCCAAGGCCATCATCCAGTGGGAGGACTTTTCGCGCGGCACGGCGTTCCGGGTGCTGGAGCGCTACCGCAAAGTCATTCCGAGTTTCAACGACGACATTCAGGGCACCGGCGCGATGGCGCTGGCCGGGCTGCTGCGGGCCAGCCGCATGAAGGGCGAATTCCTGGCCGACCAGGTGTTCGTGGTGGTCGGCGCGGGCGCGGCGGGTATCGGCGTGGCGAGCGCCATTCGGCAGGGCCTGGAAGCCGAGGGCCTGTGTCCCGAAGAGGCCCACGCCCGCGTCTATGTCGTGGACCGCTACGGCCTGCTGATGGAAGGGCAGCCCGACCTCGAACCGCAGCAGATGCCCTTCGTGCGCCGCCGCGCCGACCTGCACGGCTGGAGTTATGAAGGCGAATATCCCAACCTGCACGAGGTGATTGTCCAGGCCCGCGCCACCGCCCTGCTGGGCTTCACCGGGGTGCCGGGCCTCTTCAGGCAACAGGACATAGGGGCGATGCTGGCGCACACGCCCCGGCCCATCGTCTTTCCGCTGTCCAACCCGTCGAGCCATGTCGAGGCGCGGCCCAGCGACATCGTGGAGTGGACGCGCGGCGGCGCGATTGTCGCCACCGGCAGCCCCTTTTCCGACGTGAACTACGGCGGCGAGCAGATTCCGGTCGGGCAGGGCAACAACGCCTTCATCTTCCCGGGGCTGGGCTTCGGGGCGGTGGTCAGCCGCGCCCGCGAAATCACCGACCACATGGTGATGGCCGCCGCCCTGACCCTGGCGGAATACACCACGCAGCATCACCCCCACCTCGTCTACCCGCCCATCAGCGAGCTGCGCGAACTGAGCATTCAGGTGGCGGTGCGCGTGGCAGAGCAGGCGATTCAGGACGGGGTGTGTGCCGAGCGCAAGGTGCGCAACCTCAACCGCGAGGAACTGGAAGCGGTCATCCGTGAGCGGGCCTGGTTGCCCAAGCCGCTGCCGCTTCGCCGGGGAAAAGGAGTCTGA
- a CDS encoding flavin reductase family protein, giving the protein MSHAHFDLTALPQSARYKLLTATVVPRPIAWVGTQGEGGFNLAPYSFFGLMGSEPPVVAFAPGDRPDGTPKDTALNIGPGGEFTVSLVSAALAEAMNLSATDFPRGMDEAQVLGLRLASSRQVQVPRVQDAPAALECREVQTVRIGQTRIILGEVLALWLREDAVLDAEKHHVDTAALDLIGRMGGRGTYTHTRDTFELKRRTYAEWSGQED; this is encoded by the coding sequence ATGTCGCATGCCCACTTCGACCTGACCGCGCTGCCACAGTCGGCCCGCTACAAGCTGCTCACGGCGACGGTGGTGCCCCGGCCTATCGCCTGGGTGGGCACGCAGGGCGAAGGCGGCTTCAACCTCGCGCCCTACTCCTTTTTCGGGCTGATGGGGTCCGAGCCGCCGGTCGTCGCCTTCGCACCCGGAGACCGGCCCGACGGCACGCCGAAAGACACCGCGCTTAACATCGGCCCCGGTGGAGAATTCACCGTCAGTCTGGTGAGCGCGGCACTCGCTGAGGCGATGAACCTGAGCGCCACCGACTTTCCGCGTGGCATGGACGAGGCGCAGGTGCTCGGCCTCCGGCTCGCCTCCTCGCGTCAGGTGCAGGTGCCCCGTGTGCAGGACGCCCCCGCCGCCCTCGAATGCCGCGAGGTCCAGACGGTCCGGATAGGGCAGACCCGCATCATCCTGGGGGAAGTGCTGGCGCTGTGGCTGCGCGAGGATGCCGTGCTCGACGCCGAAAAGCACCATGTGGACACGGCGGCCCTCGACCTCATCGGACGCATGGGCGGGCGCGGGACGTATACGCACACCCGCGACACCTTCGAGTTGAAGCGCCGGACCTACGCCGAGTGGAGCGGGCAGGAGGACTGA